The following coding sequences are from one Aethina tumida isolate Nest 87 chromosome 2, icAetTumi1.1, whole genome shotgun sequence window:
- the LOC126264546 gene encoding peritrophin-1-like has translation MNPGKLLLSFGIITCSVYSQSTTDLSKTTQVVDPICKGYDLDKTTFLAYPDDCSKYYVCYQGTAIPFECPSLLQWNDDTKSCDYEENAPCGLQETNSLEDAPDKICEGLPLDEVTFLSNPEDCSKYYECYQGVANNFECEPPLLWNPDIDQCDLKENVTCDRDILL, from the exons GAAAGTTATTGTTGAGTTTTGGAATAATCACGTGTAGTGTTT ATTCACAAAGCACAACTGATTTGTCCAAAACTACACAGGTAGTGGACCCAATATGCAAAGGATACGACTTAGATAAAACCACCTTCTTGGCCTACCCAGACGACTGCTCCAAATACTACGTATGCTATCAAGGAACAGCCATCCCCTTCGAATGTCCATCACTCCTTCAATGGAACGACGACACCAAATCGTGTGATTACGAGGAAAACGCTCCCTGTG GCTTACAAGAGACCAACTCGTTGGAGGACGCACCGGATAAAATTTGCGAAGGTTTACCATTGGATGAAGTGACATTTTTATCGAATCCGGAGGATTGTTCCAAATACTACGAGTGTTACCAAGGGGTTGCCAACAATTTTGAGTGCGAGCCACCGTTGCTGTGGAACCCAGACATTGATCAATGTGATTTAAAGGAAAATGTCACTTGTGATCGagatattttgttgtaa